From the genome of Gracilinanus agilis isolate LMUSP501 chromosome 2, AgileGrace, whole genome shotgun sequence, one region includes:
- the ST3GAL2 gene encoding CMP-N-acetylneuraminate-beta-galactosamide-alpha-2,3-sialyltransferase 2, with translation MKCSLRFWFLSTAFLLVFVMSLLFTYSHHSMATLPYLDSGGLGSTHRVKLVPSYAGLQRLNKGGLLSKSCACRRCMGDTGASDWFDSHYDGNISPVWTKENMDLPLDVQRWWMMLQPQFKSHNTNEVLEKLFQIVPGENPYRFRDPRKCRRCAVVGNSGNLRGSGYGRDVDGHNFIMRMNQAPTVGFEQDVGSRTTHHFMYPESAKNLPANVSFVLVPFKALDLLWIASALSTGQIRFTYAPVKSFLRVDKEKVQIYNPAFFKYIHDRWTEHHGRYPSTGMLVLFFALHVCDEVNVYGFGADSRGNWHHYWENNRYAGEFRKTGVHDADFEAHIIDMLAKASKIEVYRGN, from the exons ATGAAGTGCTCCCTGCGTTTCTGGTTTCTCTCCACCGCCTTCCTGCTGGTGTTCGTCATGTCGCTCCTCTTCACCTACTCCCACCACAGCATGGCCACCCTGCCCTACCTGGACTCCGGAGGCCTGGGCAGCACGCACCGGGTGAAGCTGGTGCCCAGCTACGCCGGCCTGCAGCGCCTCAACAAGGGGGGCCTCCTGAGCAAGAGCTGCGCCTGCCGCCGCTGCATGGGGGACACCGGCGCCTCCGACTGGTTTGACAGCCACTACGACGGCAACATCTCCCCCGTCTGGACCAAAGAGAACATGGATCTGCCCCTAGACGTCCAGCGGTGGTGGATG ATGCTGCAGCCCCAATTCAAGTCCCACAACACCAACGAGGTGCTGGAGAAGCTCTTCCAGATTGTGCCAGGGGAGAACCCCTACCGCTTTCGGGACCCCCGCAAGTGCCGACGCTGTGCCGTGGTTGGAAACTCAGGCAATCTGCGTGGCTCTGGCTATGGGAGGGACGTGGATGGCCACAACTTTATCATGAG gaTGAACCAAGCCCCAACAGTGGGCTTTGAGCAAGATGTTGGAAGCCGGACTACCCATCACTTCATGTATCCAGAGAGTGCCAAGAACCTGCCTGCCAACGTTAGCTTTGTGTTGGTACCCTTCAAGGCCCTGGACTTACTATGGATTGCCAGTGCCTTGTCCACAGGACAGATCCGATT CACTTATGCTCCTGTGAAGTCCTTCCTCCGAGTGGACAAAGAAAAG GTCCAGATCTACAACCCAGCCTTTTTCAAGTACATTCACGACAGGTGGACAGAGCATCACGGGCGCTACCCTTCCACCGGCATGCTGGTGCTCTTTTTTGCTTTACACGTGTGTGATGAG GTGAACGTCTACGGGTTCGGGGCGGACAGCCGCGGCAACTGGCACCATTACTGGGAAAACAACCGCTATGCGGGGGAGTTCCGGAAGACGGGGGTGCACGACGCGGACTTTGAAGCCCACATCATCGACATGCTGGCCAAAGCCAGCAAGATTGAGGTCTATCGGGGCAATTGA